The Helianthus annuus cultivar XRQ/B chromosome 16, HanXRQr2.0-SUNRISE, whole genome shotgun sequence genome includes a window with the following:
- the LOC110915760 gene encoding cyclin-dependent kinase inhibitor 7, whose amino-acid sequence MDNNRCITIDETSMTDGSKSHRGVQRCRDTDVTSSGSVKRRKLDVSSAEFGSCDHVLSSSCFSNCLRLDLKDEVHTEAETFMSVDDGFSGVTSSSSEICLDSDHIETFSRMKKKPPPRAVTCRRKPLATAAKLPTAMEIEEFFAVAEKKEQKRFSDKYNFDVVNDVPMDGRYQWVGLKP is encoded by the exons ATGGATAACAACAGATGCATAACCATTGATGAAACTTCCATGACGGACGGTTCAAAATCGCACCGCGGTGTTCAACGGTGCAGAGATACAGACGTTACAAGCTCGGGTTCTGTCAAGAGAAGAAAACTTGATGTTTCTTCAGCAGAATTCGGTAGCTGTGATCATGTTTTGTCGTCTTCATGCTTCTCGAATTGTTTACGATTAGATCTGAAG GACGAGGTTCATACAGAAGCTGAAACCTTTATGTCCGTTGATGATGGTTTCAG CGGAGTAACAAGTTCATCAAGTGAGATTTGTTTAGATTCAGACCATATTGAGACTTTTTCAAGGATGAAGAAGAAGCCACCACCACGGGCGGTTACTTGCCGTCGTAAACCACTGGCAACGGCAGCCAAACTTCCTACAGCGATGGAGATCGAGGAGTTTTTCGCAGTAGCGGAAAAGAAAGAACAAAAACGGTTCTCAGACAA GTACAActttgatgttgtgaatgatgTACCAATGGATGGGAGGTACCAGTGGGTTGGATTAAAGCCATAG
- the LOC110918922 gene encoding extensin-like — protein sequence MIIFTTPTTIQPPPTSQRFPTHSPSPPKCSPSPEKPKPKPSPEKPPQKKEKIASAPSSPIHPIDADTTKVLADVSQTAAETPVVLVEVYQTSAMIIFTTPTTIQTPPTSQRFLTHSPSPPKRSPSPEIMSTRKKKTHVVLEDDEEIKSPIPVSSAPI from the coding sequence ATGATCATTTTCACTACACCAACAAcaatccaaccacctccaacATCACAAAGATTTCCCACACATTCACCTTCACCACCAAAATGTTCTCCTTCACCAGAAAAACCTAAACCCAAACCTTCTCCAGAAAAACCACCACAAAAGAAGGAGAAAATAGCTTCAGCACCATCATCACCAATTCACCCAATAGATGCTGATACAACAAAAGTATTAGCAGACGTTAGCCAAACAGCtgctgagacaccagttgttttaGTAGAAGTTTATCAAACATCTGCCATGATCATTTTCACTACACCAACAACAATCCAAACACCTCCAACATCACAAAGATTTCTCACACATTCACCTTCACCACCAAAACGTTCCCCTTCACCAGAAATCATGTCCACGCGCAAGAAAAAAACTCATGTTGTGTTAGAAGATGATGAGGAGATTAAATCACCAATCCCCGTATCATCTGCCCCCATTTAA